The following is a genomic window from Oryzias latipes chromosome 12, ASM223467v1.
AACATGCCAACGTCTCCCTGCTCATTCGACAGGAAGGGTGCGGTGGGAGTTCAGAGAGATTCCCGTgtttttgtgtgagtgtgtgtgtttgcttttgcGAGCAGTCCCCTTAACCTCTGTGCTGACTGCTTGTGTTGCCCTGTGGCAATCCACCCAAAGAGGAAGTGAGCTTGCGGGAGCTGGTGTGGTGTCTTCAGATGTCGTCAACAGTTTTCAGAGAACCACTTGACCCCAAACCACAAAGTGAATGTAAATCTGTCTCCCAGAAAACCACTGAAACCTGCGCGTCCACAACTACCTGTGAAGTCGCTCAATGTGTGTCGTTCGTGATTATTTACAACCCACTTCCAAATGTTGTACAATATGTGTATGTGTACATGCAACCGCATCCAGAGGCAGGTGTACCGGCATGTCTGGCCTGTGAGGCCTATTTATAGAAATATTATAAAAATCTGTTCGCTTAGTAAAAGTTTTGATGCTCTCTGCACATTTCATGCTTCACCTTATTGACACTAAACAGATCAACAGGGCTGGAGGCTAAACCTCCCACAAGGGACATTTCCCAGCATTCTCTACGCAACTTGCTCTTAAAACAGCCGCCATGATCTTGCTTTGATCTTAATTTGATCGAAACCTATTTGGGATTGCAGCGAAAACATATAGATTAATTATCTGACTTTGGTTTTATCCGATATCCCTCACTATTCAGGACACTATATAGGGCATTCGCCATTTTGTCGGGTGTCTGAATCTACTACTTCAAAATCCAGAGGAAAGTCTCGATGCTCACTCGATTGTgaatataaaccacaatgcattgtgtttgaacaatttgtcatttgaaaacattttagtaCATTTGGTTTTTTACAAATAGTTTGcataaaatgttcctttttattAGAATACACTTTAGCAATTGGATAACATCATATTTGGtgttcaaaacaaaaagggagtagtgagggaattcagacacaacctttaTAGGGCAGAGTAGACCTAAAATCCCCATGATGCACTTCTGCAAAACTGTGCACTGAGCCACAAAACAGCTGAAACGATGGGACCCACAGCATGAGCATGAAAAAACGCAGCAAACAagtatgttgtgtttgtgtttgtgccgACATTTAGGTTGCAGCCAATTATACAAAAGTACATGGTTCAAAAGCATATTTTTCCTATACATACCACAAAAGAAAGTAAGaactaaattatttttgtaaGACTCCTGTTTTATATCCTCAGAccctctttgtgtttttctctatttttttcttgtctacaaaaattttaagaaatatttCTGATTGCTTCCGCTTgcttttgagaaaataaatactgGATTATTGAAGTGGGCAAGCTCAGGTGGAACAACTTTTGTTAGTATTTATTAGACAGGACTGATATCTAGGTCATTTcaacaatttaaacatttcatgcTTACAAACCAGAGACTTCAAAGTTGACATTTGCTATAATTTCCTATTCATCCTCTGTAGGGTATCCTATCCTGTTTGGCCTACAGGATAAGACTGAACACTCAAGTTGAGCCACAGACCAACTAAAACTATTTGCAATCTGAGACCAGTTCATCCTGAACAAGCAGGTGAATTTaggtatcttttttttctttgtttttggcttttttgtgaTCCTCAGGAGTAGTGCACACTAGGCATCATTTCTTTGAACTGTGCACGAAAACATTAATTCCTCCCTACAAACTgctatattattattattataaggaCCAGATTATAGCTGTTAAATTTTATGATACTACTTTGGGTGGAAGCATGTAGAACCTTTGGTAATTTTATCATCTGTACATAATTGGAGAGAAGACAGCATTTTATGTGCTTATGTTGCTAGGAAGCAACGTTTTGGTCAGTCTTCTGGAGCACAATGCGCTTTACAGTTGTTTCCACTTTGGTTTGAGTGTTTTTTAGCAGATGAGACGTTGCTAAACTAATGTTTGAGATGGGAAGTTTGCTTAGCAATCCCATATCAGTGATGTTCAAACCATGCTCTCACCCACTTCTGTAAGGCTGCCATGAAATAGTTCCACACCTGAGCACACAACAACTAGCTTACACTAGCCAAACAAATCATTCTGGGTGAGACTGTGAAAGTCTGAGCGTAATTACACTCCAACAATCCTTGGCAAACTGTTGGGAAAAATGACTAAAACCTTACTgatatgttttaataaaagttcACATTTCACTACAAATCTACAGCTTCACAAATAGAAAATTTAGATAAGAACATACTGTACACAGACACGCGtcacaaaagacatttttatttgtccCTTTCAAACCAAGAATGTGGTTTCTTTGTGTGACATACTGTCCTCTGTGATGGTGTGATCATTAACTTTAGGAAGGCAATGACCACCTGAGCCAAGATGCTTGGTAAAATATCAAGTTGCGATGCTAATCTGGATTGTGAGTGCACCCACGTGGTTTTGTAACACAGCAGCTCTCAGATATTGCATGAGCTTCATCTCACTTTCTCCCCTTTAATTTGATGTGACATGTCTACCAACAGCAGAAttttgaaaaagggaaaaagattAAATagggacttttttttccccaaaagcaCTCCAAACACAATGGATTGTGGTATTGCAGCTTCTCCTGCTTCTGTTGGTCCAATACTTCAAGCATTGATGTTGAGAAATTTTGATTTCTACCTCCCTTTGGcattttcactgttttgttttttgtaattgaaTCTATATTTCCTGTTAAGGTTGTTACTTAACCCTCTCTGTGATATCAAacttaaagaagaaaatatataaaaaaacaaaacaaaaaaaaacaccaagtgTCTTAAAATATTGTATTGCCATTGTTTTTAATGCCAAGTAATACTTGTAAATGTTTGTGTATCAAATGTGGCCTCAAATGAAACTAaactatattatattattaatattatttgagCAGTTATTTTAAACAAGTGCTGTAGACCACTGCTGTGAAAGTAGTTGATTCTGTTCATTGATatgtaataaatatttattaaatttaaacCTTGGAGAATTGTTTTAATTATCTGTATGAATGTATGCTTGTACTATCCATCtataaataagaacattttcaaagtaTACACAGAATAGTAGATCGTTTTACATGCAGTGTATGAtagaattgttaaaaaaaaaaaaaaattaaaaaaaagtagcagcAGCTGCAATTTGATTGGCTGTTCCACGTTACAGGTTTATATGGCTGGCCGGGGGGTGTTAGGCGAACGTGATAACGACTACACCACGGTCACGTGTGGCATGCTGTCAAGTACCAGTAGAGACTATAAAATGTATGTAGTAATCGGATTACATTACATTTAgtcaattgttgtttttgtcctaCTACTTCTGTTACGTGGTATGCTATCCTATGCTAGGCTATGCTAACCCAGCTTTTGTTTCtctaaccttgtgctatcctatgaccccacccttacattgtcgtgttatccctaccatgacaaagagggataatccttgtgctatcttagatgaccccacccttacattttcgtgttatccctaccatgacaaaggtggataaaggtggaaagatttcatgtaatccatggacaccagtgaagatcacaaatcattgcataaaaaaggttcagcgcactgtctagtgggtctagatgacccaatacccaatgttaacccttgtactatcctaggcactttaacattgggagttggtagggagaacacgtcaatgtaagggtggtgtcatctaagatagcacaagggttacaggtgaagaggatttcatgtaatccatggacaccagtgaagatcacaaatcattgaagaacaaggttcagtgcactgtaaGAACAACACGTCCTAACTACTTTGGCATTGAAAGACATACTATAATAGCATAATTACAATTTGATTGCAATCAAGTAAAACGTGACTAAgttgtaaaacaaaagttttgcgTTAAATTACAGTGACATTTTTACCATAATGACTTCAACTTCAGTGAGTCTTTCTGTAGTGAGACGATGGACTGAAACATACGGTAGGGGCCGCTTTACTAAGTTCtggtttattttagtttgtttgatttatgaatcGGAGATGCACCGAAAATGGTCAAATATACTGTTTTTGTAATTATTGTTTTACTGCTGACATTTCACTACCTCGCATACCATTTGCTGCATTGGGATGAGTGACAcaggatcttttattttgaaaggaagtcatgtgaaccaCTGTCCAAAATTATAaactattttatattttgaaaaagactattttctctttttgtgttattgatgaaaaaaaagaacaatagtAACAATAGCAAAAATCCTAATcagtgtcttgtttttttctaaaggggGAAATAATACTTGGATGAATGCTCCGGTGTCATCAGCAAGTATGAATTAGGAGTGAATGAATAGTGGACACACTGTggtgctttgagcgtctggaaaagcgcacataaatctaatccattattattgttattataacTGACTTTGGTCAGAGAAATTTTGACCTGAGTGGCTCTTTTAGTGTTggaggttgcagacccctgttgTAGACATtgcaatgaaacaaaagaaatacattggCAAACACCTGATTAAATTTAGCATTGTAAATATTGGCAATAATCTATTTTTGAGaagttctattttattctattcatcAGTAAAGGTTTTGCTTTgccataaaaatattttctttattcagttttattaattttataatCTAGAAATTAAGATAAAATTGTGTGTAGGCCAGTTTAGTTTTTTACTTAAACTTTTCCTTGTGTGGATATTCTTACCAAACCTTACTCCCAGAAGattgttatttaaataattctgaGTAGTTTTATTCTAAATTCCTAGTTTTACTTGAATATAATTTTTGAATACGTTACCTTTCTATGATTTAAGTAGAAAGTTTGAGATAAAGTAAAATATATGACTAAATTAAActgtaatgaaaaaaacttttaattttgttaaaatgttttaattcctGTTCCGGTTGTACTGCCTTCAAAAGGGCCACAAGGTGGCGGTAAAGACgaactttacaaaataaaaaatgttattacttGCCTGACATCTTTACAAGATATACCCCAATAGGAGAACGGGTTTTACAATAATGATCAAAATATTATGCAATGTAGGCGAGATGTCATGAAAGAATCCCGCTGTTTGTCGCCGACACACCCTTGTCAAATCCATTAGTCTTCCTGATTGCAGGTAAACTCATTCAGAGAAAAGGATTTTCCAGCCCGTCCCACTCCCTAGCACCActgtactcttttttttttttcattctaaagaGAAGAGCTGAAATCACAAAAGATTCTatgtttttaagttattttccaTAGCTGGAAAATTACTCAGAGGCTGTCCCACAggtggaaaattcattttcaaggAAAGTGGTACCAAGTTTAACAAAAGCAGATGATGGAAAGGAAACTGCTTCAGTAGAGCCTCACAACTCCATAGTTGTGACTGAGTGCTGAGGTATTTCTTTCTACATACAGATATGGTTTGCTGGTGTCCTCCAGGCCTGTTAGTGTAAGGGTTAACAGCACGGCCTCAGTGTTTATGTAATACGTGCAGGAATGCTGGAACTTTGCCTCGGACTTCTGCAACATCTCATCCTCTCACACAAGGACCGGGGCCCCATCCCCCTAAATTACCAGCCTCCACAGAAACATGACTACAAATTGTTTTATTACCTAAAAGTGTTTCTGTAATGACACAGATTTAACCATACACaccaacaaaataataaataaacattaaaatatgatttaaaaaaaaaacagccttaaaatgtgttttcacagATAGCACTGAAAAATGAGagtttttctctgcaggttGCTGCAGAGCATTGATACGCCAGTCGTTCCTTCTTCTAAATTGGTCTGAAGACTGGAACTTTTGCTTACAAAGCCTGACAGTGGTGGAAAAGGACACATCTCATCAGCTACAGCATAGACAAGGGTTGACACTGCAAATGAAATTCCACAGGAACCAGATGAAACCATCATGAGGATCTGAAACCACAGAGGTGGCTGGGTGTAAACTTAAAATACATCGCCGTCAATATCAGgtcagtggaaacactttgatgGGGCTTTTGCGCTTACAGCTTCCCGCTTGCTCTCTATAAAATGAGCGCTAACCTTCATTTTGCTTCTTAAATACAGAATGTGCTCTGAAATACTTCAAATGTTGTTCAAGACATTCTCACATTCTACAAATATAGCATAAATACTGACAACACAATTAAACAGTGGACAGGAAACCCACCTATTGCCTTATTCTGGACACAGAAACGTTCAGTTGTTCACGTTCAGGCGTACGCCATAACTGACATTAAGATCTGCACAGCCATGGACACACAGGGGATTTGTGCGATGGTGTAGGCCACGGAGCGGGTGGGCGCCCTCAGAGCCAGCAGGTAGGCCAGGGTGTGCAGCAAACGGCTCAAGGAGAAGACCAGGAAGTGGAGGCGAGCCACAAAAAGCGAAGGTCCCATTAGGGAGTAGATGGCCCCCAAGAAGAGGAAGGGTAAGATGTTCTCCATGTCATTGATGTGGGCCCTGGAGGAGAGAAAAGTTTCACAACGTGAGCACTGACGACCTCCCCCCCTGCTTTTACTGGGCTCGTCTAGCTGGATTGTGGAAGCAATCAAGCAGGTTGAAGGGTGTATGCTTTCAGTATGTATGGGATTTCTGTGCCTTCCACCTAGCATGAAAAGCCCTTCTCTCAGGTTTTGCAATAGTCTCGGGTGGCGGTTACACCCCTTTTCAGTGAGATCGTGTGACTCTTTTGTCCATCCAAAACCCAGAGTTGGGATTTCCCaattttttggatgaaaaattcctataaatagAAGTTTATAAGGAAAAACTGTGAAGGGAATAAATTGTAATATAAAAGTAAACGAATGACTAGGCAAACCAGAGGAACCTGACACCTCTTCGTTTTttggaaacaaacagaaaaactccaATTGTGCGTAACAGAAACTCAGAAAACGTTTGCTCTTTGAAAGTTTTTCCATGTCCCACTGATTAGTTTCCATTTCTGTGGATTTGGACTATATCtttctttagtttatttagagttgcttattttgttttttgtttttagcaaatATGGCATTATTATTTGCCAAAGTAAAAACTTGAtagatatgaacattttacaaattatTTATGAATACACTAAGTTCTAATGATTATAACTTAGATGACTtgtaaaaaatgaatgtaaagacatttttatttaaatgacaaatcattcaaacacaatgcattgtggtctacgtTTGCCAACCTAATAAGCAACATATATTGCAGaggctctggattttggacGTCCCGACGAAATGACGAACACCCTATATGGTGCGCAGAGTAGTTAtagcattgactgtaaatgagagctggactgagtgactcctcccccccttGCATTTCGAACATGAAGTAcatgctggttccaagaagctaaaattccatagacttctaaagagaaatgaacagctattACTCCATTCCATTTATCAGAATAACCCTTCTTTCTCTGATGCCTtttgcaacccttgtgctatcctcggcactgtaacattgggagttgggtcatctagacccactagacagtgcgctgaaccttttttcttcaatgatttgtgatcttcactggtgtccatagattacatgaaatctttccacctttatccacctttgtcatggtagggagaacacgtcaaagtaagggtggggtcatctaagatagtacaagggttactaTGTCCCTGCTAATCCTAATTctattttcatgatatttttgtctttattgcaagttatttaagttataaactggtcaATCAAAGGCCTCAATAAAGGTGTGTAGTGCCTACTGGTCCCCACATCCAATTTtgtaacatttgattgacaaattcTCCCAAGCCCACTTGCAGTGTGGCCTTTTAACCCTTTGTgcttggaaagatttcatgtaatccatggacaccagtgaagatcacaaatcattgaagaaaaaagattcagcgcactctctagtgggtctagatgacccaactcccaatgttacagtgcctaggataggacaagggctaaaaacgttgtctggctccaacatggtggcgtctGTATTGTGAAAAACTGGCGACGCAATTGTTTTTAGTGTGCAAAGAAAGCCACTTTCTACTAGTGACGTCCCAATCACTCGTTCCAGTTCggatatacagtcaatagtttATAGTGAGGGGAATTTGGGCACAATCAAGTTCTTactcagaggggaaaaaaacatgaagaagcCCTGTTACCTCACTAAACATTTACAGTACCTATAAGGCATTCTTCCGGCTTCTTCTCCTTGGTTTCCTTTTGGATCTGCTGGTAAACCTTTCTGCATTCACAGTGTCATCCATCATACTGGGATTTACTTTGAAGTTCCtcgttttcatgtgtttttcagGCTGGTTTGATTTGCATTTTTGCACCCGCCAAATGAAAAGCTGCTCCAGACCAACTCCAGACCGGACAGGGCTCAGAGAATGACTACCTAAGGGCAAATCTTTCAGCATCTCATGAGTCCACAGTGAGGCAGTTAAACACTCATCTGGTTTTGAAGTCAAGCAGTGACTCATAATGCTTAACATCTTTCGTAATACATTTTTAGACTTCTGCAAGGCCTCCTTGCTGGCATAACTCTGGATTGTATCCAGATTGCTCagagtcagtttttttttttttttttttttttttttttttaaagagtcaaATTGGTCAGACTACCTTCCGGCTTCCTCTCTTCCTGTTGCTGCAAGCCTTTAAGCACCTACTgttattttaggaaaaatgccattacatcagtttaaaagagcaggaaggaaaaaagaaaaagcagctcGTGCTGTGAAAAAGTTGTGGATTTTATGGGGAAAATTCAGTGGATGAAGACATCCAGATTTGCCTTTTTATGAATGGTTCAGGAAAAATAGAAGTAAGTCTTTTACAAGCAGGAAAAGTAAAACCATCTGCTTTTTCTCTTTaacaaacaactaaaaacacagcagaggaagtttttttttttttgctaaaagtcAAATTGAATGAATAAGAATCAAACAGAAGTTGCTTACATGGGTTAGCCAAAAGCACTAATTTAAGTTAAAAGAATTTAAGGAGAGGTCTATGTATTCAAGTAAGCAAAaatttttgcaaaagtttgacCATTTAGCATCTCAACAGACCTCTAGCTGGAACACCAACATGCCCCACatagtttaaatatttgttcCTGGATCAATCAGCGCTAGGTATTTAGTGGCGTTCATGGCACCAGAAAATAGCTTAAAATCCTCATGTAGTCCACCGTTGTattccaacagaaaaaaaattctgagattaaaaCAAGCCTAAAGCCTAAAGGTTACCAGACTCGGAGGAAAATGAAATAATGCAATTCCAAATAACAGTCAAATCCTAATATAACCTGTTGAACCTGAAACATCAGAAAATACACAACGATGACTAATCCTCAGCGTACAAGACTGGACCTGCAAAACTCCCTAAATACAAAGATTATTAGCGGATGGATttcaattctttgtttttaaagcaaatacaaAAGTGTGATGactcacttttttttgtatagtTATATTAATAGAATTTTTCTAAATGGGCTTTAATTATAGcatacaaaataaacatttatgtacttttgcacaaaaatacatttaaaaacattttaataaaaactttttctccCAGCTGCCATATTCTTCTAGCGCCGATAGGGGATGCTAACTATTATTATCACAATATCTTCATCGTCTTTGAGATTTATATtctataataatttaaaaataaaaatattattgcaAATGtgtatggaaatgttttttaacggtaaaaggattttttacaactttttttatcgcgttttcaggtttttttttttttttttttttttttggatgactTAAGTAGTTTTTGAATAATATAACAGATCAGCTCCTTGTACCTCCGGCATCTTTCCACGTACGGATCTTCTCTGTGAAACTGCAAACCTCCATGTCTCAGAGCGTCCTCCGGGTTGGCAAAAGCCtatcagaaaaaagaagaaaaaaaaactttccatgaCTATCAACAGCAAATGAGGATGAGCGTAAAAAGCGCGCAACTCACCTTCTTGCGCAGCCTCACTTGCCCCGTTATGATCGCGATCACGTACATTTTAATGACGAGGAGAACGGCATAGAAGAGGAAGCAGGAGAAGACCTCGTTTCTGATCATGACTGCGCGCGCGGGGAGGGCGGGGGCACACCGGGAGCTCCGGAGATGGTGCGTCTCTCTGCGTGAGTGCACTCACTCTGAGGCGGGGTAGGGGATGTGGAGGGCCTTTTCAGGACTCGGACGCGCCTCCATCCACCCACCTCCAAACCACAAGCGGAAATGTTTCACTCACGTTTCCTTGAATTTCCAGAATGAACAAGGAGAACCCCCATCATCACATTATTATCCCCCTCCGGAAATCGATTGTGAAACTTTTTCAACcactgcttctgtttttttttgtttgttttttttggttcttttaatTAACTGTAAGCTGGTATTCTACATTCTTACTTCTTTTGCGACTGTTTTAATTGAATAcgagcaacaaaacaaaaattatggtTGGACTTGAACACATACTTACCGTACgtagatttattttactttagatTTGAGCCTAAACAATTATGAACATATTACATTCTTGCTCTTTTTCTATCATCCTGACTTCTCCCCTCTGCATTCTGtcttatttatttctcctttttttctccagaatccAAACATCTTTCCCAACCCtcatgctatcttagatgaccccacccttatataacatgacaaaggtggataaaggtggaaagactgtaatccatggacaccagtgaagaacaAGAATCAtagcagaaaaaaggttcagcgcactgtctagtgggtctagatgacccaatacCCAATTttagagtgcctaggataggcgggagggattttttttccctccagaatTTTTGCTTTTCGTTTTACTCAAATCTTCTCTCCTGAGAATGCTGATAAAGAAAACCAAATCCAGAAtttcttgtcagtcctgttttttttatgcccCAAATCCTCTTCCATTCAGTTTCTGTctagaaaaaaatacttacaTGCAAAAAGCGTTTAAAAGTTTACACAATTAAGAACAGTAACTTATTGGAGAAAAAACCTCATAAAATAAATTTACTCTACTTTTTTGAGTGCTTTACTTTGATTttcagttacagtttcagtcttttttctcttcttttctgttttctctctgtcatgaactggtggtgtaggacccCATAAGCAGGAGTCCAGACTTGGCAGCGgagacttaacccttgtgctatccgaggcactttaatattgggagttgggttatctagacccagtagacagtgctctgaaccttttttcttcaatgatttgtgatcttcactggtgtccatggattacatgaaatctttccacctttatccacctttgtcatggtagggagaacacgtcaatgggagggtggggtcatctaagatagcacaagggttaaacatttcATAAATGCAACATTACTATTAAAACCCCTAGGGAGCAACAAAAGTGACAAAGCAGGTGACCTTAAACACACAAAAGACCATGAGCACAAATCAAGACAACTGTGAATAATGATTGATAACCTAAACCTAGTGTGATTTACAGAGGGAAAACAgcgaaaagaacaggaacaaaaccatctatccattttctttcatgtaatctttattttaccaggaagtcCCTTAAgataaacctcttttttttccctccagacagacctggccaagaggcattggcacacacacacacaaaacaaataaacataaaaactatgaaaataaaacaacttaacCTGCTATATCCcattcagggtcacagggtttaCAGAGCCTGTCCTGGTtcctgttgggcaaaggtgggatac
Proteins encoded in this region:
- the ptges gene encoding prostaglandin E synthase, producing the protein MIRNEVFSCFLFYAVLLVIKMYVIAIITGQVRLRKKAFANPEDALRHGGLQFHREDPYVERCRRAHINDMENILPFLFLGAIYSLMGPSLFVARLHFLVFSLSRLLHTLAYLLALRAPTRSVAYTIAQIPCVSMAVQILMSVMAYA